The following are encoded together in the Nocardioides sp. Arc9.136 genome:
- a CDS encoding resuscitation-promoting factor, with product MATSTAAAAVVLALLPGAAAADGEVAPSGTGPATTAAAAPAGTTSVGLRVGRDSTRSVRTSASWPAGVLREHGVTVSRRDQVRVLRADRRVSGEQRRLRRGDTVKVVRVDRTVDTRRVKVRAGVEERRTTSLRPGQRRVVSDGRPGVRKVRTIRVTHNARVVDRAVRKHLVRDPRPRRVLVGAPRRSVPGADRLNWRGLARCESGGNPRAVNAAGYYGLYQFDTGTWRSVGGRGMPHRASAGEQTYRAKLLYQQRGRSPWPHCGRYL from the coding sequence GTGGCCACCTCGACCGCCGCCGCGGCGGTCGTCCTCGCGTTGCTGCCCGGCGCCGCCGCCGCCGACGGCGAGGTCGCCCCCAGCGGCACCGGGCCGGCCACCACCGCCGCTGCCGCCCCGGCGGGCACCACGTCCGTCGGCCTCCGCGTCGGCCGCGACAGCACCCGGTCGGTGCGCACCTCCGCCTCCTGGCCGGCCGGCGTCCTCCGCGAGCACGGCGTGACGGTCTCCCGGCGCGACCAGGTCCGCGTCCTGCGCGCGGACCGCCGCGTCTCCGGCGAGCAGCGCCGCCTCCGCCGCGGCGACACCGTCAAGGTCGTCCGCGTCGACCGCACGGTGGACACCCGCCGCGTCAAGGTGCGCGCCGGCGTCGAGGAGCGGCGTACGACGTCGCTGCGGCCCGGCCAGCGCCGCGTGGTCAGCGACGGCCGGCCGGGGGTCCGCAAGGTGCGTACCATCCGGGTGACGCACAACGCCCGCGTCGTCGACCGCGCCGTCCGCAAGCACCTGGTCCGCGACCCGCGACCGCGCCGGGTGCTCGTCGGCGCCCCGCGCCGGTCGGTCCCCGGCGCCGACCGGCTGAACTGGCGCGGCCTCGCCCGGTGCGAGTCGGGCGGCAACCCCCGCGCCGTCAACGCGGCCGGGTACTACGGGCTCTACCAGTTCGACACCGGCACCTGGCGCAGCGTCGGTGGCCGGGGCATGCCGCACCGCGCCTCCGCGGGTGAGCAGACCTACCGGGCGAAGCTGCTCTACCAGCAGCGCGGCCGGTCGCCGTGGCCGCACTGCGGTCGCTACCTCTGA
- a CDS encoding RNA methyltransferase — MARIIEVEDPADPRLADYRDLRDVELRKNMEAEHGLFLAEGEKVVRRAVEGGFTPRSFLMAPRWLDGLADVLGRSDAPCYVLSEALAEEVTGFHVHRGALASLQRRPLPSLEEVLDGARSVLVLEDVVDHTNVGAIFRSGAALGFDAVLLAPRCADPLYRRSIKVAMGTVFNVPWTRLPDWYDALPALSARGFTTVALTLAADSSPIEDAVAGLDKVALVLGSEGHGLSARWEQTADRRAIIPMAEGVDSLNVAAATAVACYVTARR, encoded by the coding sequence ATGGCCCGCATCATCGAGGTCGAGGACCCCGCGGACCCGCGGCTGGCCGACTACCGCGACCTGCGCGACGTGGAGCTGCGCAAGAACATGGAGGCCGAGCACGGCCTGTTCCTCGCCGAGGGCGAGAAGGTCGTCCGGCGGGCGGTCGAGGGCGGGTTCACCCCACGGTCCTTCCTCATGGCGCCGCGCTGGCTCGACGGCCTCGCCGATGTCCTGGGCCGTTCCGATGCGCCCTGCTACGTGCTCTCCGAGGCGCTCGCCGAGGAGGTGACCGGCTTCCACGTCCACCGGGGCGCGCTCGCCTCGCTGCAGCGCCGCCCGCTGCCGAGCCTCGAGGAGGTCCTCGACGGGGCCCGGTCGGTGCTCGTCCTCGAGGACGTCGTCGATCACACGAACGTCGGCGCCATCTTCCGCTCCGGCGCAGCACTCGGCTTCGACGCCGTCCTCCTCGCCCCGCGCTGCGCGGACCCGCTCTACCGCCGCTCGATCAAGGTCGCGATGGGCACGGTGTTCAACGTGCCCTGGACCCGGCTGCCGGACTGGTACGACGCGCTGCCGGCGCTCTCCGCGCGCGGCTTCACCACCGTGGCGCTGACGCTGGCCGCGGACTCGTCGCCGATCGAGGACGCCGTCGCGGGTCTGGACAAGGTCGCGCTGGTGCTCGGTTCCGAGGGCCACGGGCTCTCCGCGCGGTGGGAGCAGACCGCCGACAGGCGGGCGATCATCCCGATGGCCGAGGGCGTCGACTCGCTCAACGTCGCGGCCGCGACCGCCGTCGCCTGCTACGTGACCGCTCGCCGCTGA